One segment of Nocardioides sp. QY071 DNA contains the following:
- a CDS encoding DNA starvation/stationary phase protection protein: MATTATLHFTTPGLDEKAAVRVVELLQSRLDACTDLHLTLKHVHWNVVGPHFIAVHEMLDPQVETVRGFADALAERIATLGGSPQGTPGGLVGRRAWDDYDIGRGTTQQHLAALDLVYQGVITTYRDGIKELDDLDLVTQDMFIGQTEQLELFHWFVRAHLEDTGGRLSTAGDTTEKEAAADA; this comes from the coding sequence ATGGCAACCACTGCGACCCTGCACTTCACCACGCCCGGACTCGACGAGAAGGCGGCCGTGCGGGTCGTCGAGCTGCTCCAGAGTCGGCTCGACGCCTGCACCGACCTGCACCTGACGCTCAAGCACGTGCACTGGAACGTCGTCGGGCCGCACTTCATCGCGGTCCACGAGATGCTCGACCCCCAGGTCGAGACGGTTCGCGGCTTCGCGGACGCGCTCGCCGAGCGGATCGCGACGCTCGGCGGCTCGCCCCAGGGCACGCCGGGCGGCCTGGTCGGCCGGCGGGCGTGGGACGACTACGACATCGGCCGCGGCACCACCCAGCAGCACCTCGCGGCGCTCGACCTCGTCTACCAGGGCGTCATCACCACCTACCGTGACGGCATCAAGGAGCTCGACGACCTCGACCTGGTCACCCAGGACATGTTCATCGGGCAGACCGAGCAGCTGGAGCTGTTCCACTGGTTCGTCCGCGCGCACCTCGAGGACACCGGCGGCCGGCTGAGCACCGCCGGCGACACGACCGAGAAGGAAGCCGCCGCGGACGCCTGA
- the thrS gene encoding threonine--tRNA ligase codes for MPDIKVAVLNPDARQEETVTEGTKAWELFREDADVIAARVNGQLKDLSYALGDGDEVEGVLIGSPDGLDILRHSTAHVLAQAVQQVFPEAKLGIGPPIEDGFYYDFDVETPFVPEDLVKLETAMRKIVKENQRFDRRVTTDEDALVELADEPYKVELIGLKGNAGEAAEGASAEVGAGELTIYDNINRNGEVAWKDLCRGPHLPTTKRIPAFKLMRSAAAYWRGDEKNKQLQRIYGTAWPSKDELDAHLHRLEEAERRDHRKLGRELDLFSFPDEIGSGLPVFHPKGGVIKRAMEDYVRERHIAEGFEYVGTPHIAKEGLFYTSGHLPYYGEGMYPALDVDGMEYRLKAMNCPMHNLIYRSRQRSYRELPLRLFEFGHVYRHEKSGVIHGLTRVRGFAQDDSHSYVTPEQAPAEVEHLLNFMLSLLRDFGIEDFYLELSTRDESKDKFIGSDEDWAKATQVLEDVARATGLELVPDPGGAAYYGPKISVQAKDAIGRTWQMGTVQYDFNQPSPDRFNLEYVAADGTRQQPVMIHSAKFGSIERFMGVLVEHYAGAFPPWLAPVQVQGIPIAERHVDYLHEVAAELRKHAIRVEIDESDDRMQKKIRNAQLQKVPFMVIAGDQDLEAGAVSFRYRDGRQDNGVPIAEAVARVVAAVESREQV; via the coding sequence GTGCCCGACATCAAGGTCGCCGTACTCAACCCTGACGCACGCCAGGAGGAGACGGTCACGGAGGGCACGAAGGCCTGGGAGCTGTTCCGCGAGGACGCCGACGTCATCGCCGCGCGTGTCAACGGCCAGCTCAAGGACCTCTCCTACGCCCTGGGCGACGGCGACGAGGTGGAGGGCGTGCTCATCGGCAGCCCCGACGGTCTCGACATCCTGCGGCACTCCACCGCCCACGTGCTGGCCCAGGCCGTGCAGCAGGTGTTCCCCGAGGCCAAGCTCGGCATCGGCCCGCCGATCGAGGACGGCTTCTACTACGACTTCGACGTCGAGACCCCGTTCGTGCCCGAGGACCTGGTCAAGCTCGAGACCGCGATGCGCAAGATCGTCAAGGAGAACCAGCGCTTCGACCGGCGGGTCACCACCGACGAGGACGCGCTGGTCGAGCTCGCCGATGAGCCCTACAAGGTCGAGCTCATCGGTCTCAAGGGCAACGCGGGCGAAGCCGCGGAGGGAGCCAGCGCCGAGGTCGGCGCCGGCGAGCTGACGATCTACGACAACATCAACCGCAACGGCGAGGTCGCCTGGAAGGACCTCTGCCGGGGCCCGCACCTGCCGACCACCAAGCGGATCCCCGCGTTCAAGCTGATGCGCAGCGCGGCGGCCTACTGGCGCGGCGACGAGAAGAACAAGCAGCTCCAGCGCATCTACGGCACCGCCTGGCCGAGCAAGGACGAGCTCGACGCCCACCTGCACCGGCTCGAGGAGGCCGAGCGCCGCGACCACCGCAAGCTCGGGCGCGAGCTCGACCTGTTCAGCTTCCCCGACGAGATCGGCTCCGGGCTGCCGGTCTTCCACCCCAAGGGCGGCGTGATCAAGCGGGCGATGGAGGACTACGTCCGCGAGCGCCACATCGCCGAGGGCTTCGAGTACGTCGGCACCCCGCACATCGCCAAGGAGGGACTCTTCTACACCTCCGGGCACCTGCCCTACTACGGCGAGGGCATGTACCCCGCGCTCGACGTCGACGGCATGGAGTACCGCCTCAAGGCGATGAACTGCCCGATGCACAACCTCATCTACCGCTCGCGGCAGCGCTCCTACCGCGAGCTGCCGTTGCGCCTGTTCGAGTTCGGCCACGTCTACCGGCACGAGAAGTCCGGCGTGATCCACGGCCTGACCCGGGTGCGCGGCTTCGCCCAGGACGACTCGCACTCCTACGTCACCCCGGAGCAGGCCCCGGCCGAGGTCGAGCACCTGCTCAACTTCATGCTCAGCCTGCTGCGCGACTTCGGGATCGAGGACTTCTACCTGGAGCTCTCGACCCGCGACGAGTCCAAGGACAAGTTCATCGGCTCCGACGAGGACTGGGCGAAGGCGACCCAGGTGCTCGAGGACGTCGCCCGCGCGACCGGGCTCGAGCTCGTGCCCGACCCGGGCGGAGCGGCGTACTACGGCCCGAAGATCTCGGTCCAGGCCAAGGACGCGATCGGCCGGACCTGGCAGATGGGCACCGTCCAGTACGACTTCAACCAGCCCTCGCCCGACCGCTTCAACCTGGAGTACGTCGCCGCGGACGGCACCCGCCAGCAGCCGGTCATGATCCACTCGGCGAAGTTCGGCTCGATCGAGCGCTTCATGGGCGTCCTCGTCGAGCACTACGCCGGCGCGTTCCCTCCGTGGCTGGCCCCCGTCCAGGTGCAGGGCATCCCGATCGCCGAGCGGCACGTCGACTACCTGCACGAGGTGGCCGCCGAGCTGCGGAAGCACGCGATCCGGGTCGAGATCGACGAGTCGGACGACCGGATGCAGAAGAAGATCCGCAACGCCCAGCTGCAGAAGGTGCCCTTCATGGTCATCGCCGGCGACCAGGACCTCGAGGCGGGCGCGGTCAGCTTCCGCTACCGCGACGGGCGCCAGGACAACGGTGTCCCGATCGCCGAGGCGGTCGCCCGCGTCGTGGCCGCGGTCGAGTCCCGCGAGCAGGTCTGA